Genomic segment of Esox lucius isolate fEsoLuc1 chromosome 15, fEsoLuc1.pri, whole genome shotgun sequence:
GGCTAGGAGCTCCATCTCCAGCTAGTACAGTGTCCCTTTTCTTCCACCATTATCAGTTGATTACCATGGGCTGCCTGATATCGcagttttgttttgaaaacattttcacaattgtTTATATTAATTCAAAAGAAAAGTATGTAATATCTGGCCATTTATAAAGTTGAATTATTTCATATAATCCAACGCCTAGGCCTGTACAGTATTTTTCAGCTAAACTTCTAATGTAAACatgatatattggccatatacatATTTGGTAACAACAGTTGGGGTTTCTTTTTTCAGAGGAGAAGAAACGTTTGGTGAGATGCTTTGATGAAAGACATGGAGAAGCGGAGGAAGTGGTACGTAGGTATTCTAACACAGGCAGGCTTTTATTGGAAAGTTTAGGTTTTATCTTTGTGAATGTTCATATCTGCATtacctgcatttcagttgaacATGCATCTAGCACATGCAGTATGCCTCACTGTACACATACTTGCCATCGTACTTCCACTTTTAGAGTTGTTacatacacgtctacctcgggaCCTCATTGCAAAATCTAATCTTTATGCATGGCATGACCAactgaaaatatacagtatattctgtctgttttcagttattgttttttttttacccacttCACCTGGTCAGTGTTCTTTTGGaaataaaacgtttttttttattctgactCCAGTTACAGGGAATGGAGCAGGAGCTGGTGGGCGCCCCGTTGTCTCACCGCAACGCCATGTCGGCCAAGGTGAGGCTCTACCGCCGAGACCTGGGCAAGCTGCAACGAGAGATGAAGAGCAATGACCTGTCCTCCTCTACCCGGCCAGCAGAGGGCGCCTACGGCATCTATTCCTCTCAGAATGAACACAGCGTAAGTCTAGGGTAGACTTACTTTGCTCCAGCAGGATGTTTTCCCTCTGAACAGATACAGGATCAGCTTATTCTCACCCAGTCTGAACCATAACCGTTATTGGGAGCTGTCCCAGTCTGATTTGAGATCTGTGTCTAGAATAGGGCTGCCCAATTCCAGCGCTGAAGGACTGATGCACTTATGTATTTGTTGTTAGCTGGCAGTAGACTTAATTTGCCTGGCTTCCCAGCACTGAAACATGCCCTGTTTAAAAGGAGCGGTCCTCCAGGATTGGAGCTACTTCCAGAGATCCTTTACCTTCAGCTGTACATTAGGACGAGGGGTTGTTGGTTAGGTGTGATAGTAGTAATAAATACACCATTGACTCGGGGCTATGTTCACCTGAACACTACTTGAACCTTCCATGCAGTTACTGATAACGATGATTGTGTAATTGATTTGTTCCAGACGCAGGTTCAGTCTCAGAGGGCCATGCTATTGCAGGGACACGAGCACCTCAACAACGCCACTCAGAGTATAGAGCGGAGTCATCGCATCGCTGCCGAGACGGACCAGATTGGCGTCGACATCATCGAGGAGCtgggagagcagagagagcagcTGGACCGCACCAGAGACCGGGTGACTCAGCAGGGTCTGGGCGTTAGGGTCTCAGTAGGAAGGGTCTCAGTAGGAAGGGTCCGGAGACATTAGGGTCTCAGTAGGAAGGGTCCGGAGACATTAGGGTCTCAGTAGGAAGGGTCCGGAGACATTAGGGTCTCAGTAGGAAGGGTCCGGAGACATTGGGGTCTCAGTAGGAAGGGTCCGGAGACATTGGGGTCTCAGTAGGAAGGGTCCGGAGACATTGGGGTCTCAGTAGGAAGGGTCCGGAGACATTGGGGTCTCAGTAGGAAGGGTCCGGAGACATTGGGGTCTCAGTAGGAAGGGTCCGGAGACATTGGGGTCTCAGTAGGAAGGGTCCGGAGACCTTGTCCATGTCACTTCAGTTAGCCCATGTCAACAAAGTGCTAGGACAGATCGTCGAGCCTTAAAATAGATCTGGGACAAGCTTGAGTTCTAAATGATAGAACATATAGAGTTCAATTAACCTGTACATCTTTCTTCCTCACATGtctctatttttgtctgtctctttctgttccacccgtctgtctctttctgttccacccgtctgtctctttctgttccacccgtctgtctctttctgttccacccgtctgtctctttctgttccACCCGTCTTATGCTCTGTTTCTTCACTACCCTTTAGCTTGTCAACACTGGGGAAACCCTCAGCCGAAGCAGGAAGATATTGAGAGCCATGTCTCGACGGTGAGCCCCCTGGTCTAtaatctttttttcagatccttctGTCATCCTTaccattgaaaatatattttttaatccgTATCTTTTCATAATTGTTGGTCTTTCCTTCCTATTTAGACTGGTGACCAACAAGCTGTTGTTATCTGTAATCATTTTGATGGAGCTGGTTATTTTGGGTGCAGTCGTCTACCTCAAGTTCTTCCGCAAGTAACAGGCTCCTACCAGCTTCTTATATAAGCAGTACACTTCACAGGGAGGTgggctcctctctcctcccctgtctcgtctctccctctcctttcctccatcacCTTTCACGGTGCTTCTCTTGAACTGAAGCCATCGCCACCAAACTAAACGGGTAATAAACCCCTCTGGCTTACTGGGACACAGCGTTGATTTTGTTGTGAAGATGAGGTGAATTTAAGAAGAATGGATGTCATTTCTGTTCTTCAGGACAGGAGTGTATGTAAGGGACAACGAGCTGAGGTTCCATATTGGATGTATGGAGTCAACCCAACCCTGGGTTTATATTGACACTGGACCAGGATGTGATGCATGTTGTTAATGAACTATCCACCAGGAGTGGCACACTGCACACCCTATCATGGACGAGTGTCTGCAGATCCGTCCTACAGTGGAAGATGGCTGTGTGGGCAGGTCCCAAATGAAAACCTGCCACCCGTGgagtgcactacctttgaccacTGACTTTTAGTTGAAGACTTCATAGGacgtagggtgccatttggtacAGCCCGGCCAGACATGGTCTTTTTGAAATGGATACAATAGAAATtggcattttaaataaatgaagttACTTTCTTGAAATTCTTTGGACATATGTAATAACGATGACGAAAAAGAAAGTGCTGATTTTATCTGAACGTAGTCTCAGCGTTTTATTTTTGGCAATGCTTTAAGTTGCCAGGGGAAGGGGGATGTACGTCACTGCTGACATATAACTCAGTTTTGAGATGATGCTTTGAAAGTGGTAAAACCCAACTAACGTggctgaaaaatataaatgtatgtctTAAACATTAAGGCATGGTTTGATTTTCCTTAGGTCCTAAATGTAGTATTTAACATGAAAGTGGGATTAAAagcaatgtttgtttgttttttttatattattatcgTATTGTTATTGAACATCTAGCATTAAAGCAAAGTTAACACTGAACTTCAGACTGTGATGAAGACTAGAGTTTATCCTAGGGCAGGCTAAACCAGAAAGAAAACATCCACTCTTAAGCTGCGATCAAAGACATGGAACAGATAACCTACTGGATGAGGAAAGGGGATTGGCCCCTAAACAGACCGCAGGTGCTGACCTCACAGAATACACTTCATGTAAATAAAGTAATAATGtcctaattctctgaactgaaCAAGGAAGGTGGAACAGTGCAGATAACAGCTTGTAAACCACACCTGCTCCTGAAACTAGTTTCCCCAGGCTGCTCATACAgggttgttgatgtttttctctgtgcAGGGTTTGCCGTTTCCAGGCCTATCCATCCGATGTTGTCTGCCAAAACCCTGTTATCAGTCTGTACGAAGTGTTTGTGTCctcaatggcaccctattcccctgCGTGTTGACACATCTATAGTACACCACTTGGGGGTTGTGCACTATGTGGGGAATAGAGTGCCGTTTGGACCACATCCCATGAGTCATTGAGAGTGTGGGAAGACATAGTGAAACACTCCTGTCCTGTGTTCTCCATCAGGGGGTGTGGTCGGCATCAGGTAACATGCAGTTCATACCTGGTTCTAACATGCAGCATTTCTCCTGATCTGGTCCATATTCTGACTGTGCCCACAACTTACGACTGTTGGAAGCTTGGAAGGAAACATTATGGTCCGACTGTGATGAGATCTTCTAGATTGGACAGACATTCGGGATGAAGGTTACATTTTAAAGGCCGATATAACTACTGTTACATAAAACAACAATTGTAATCATATACTGAACTGAAAAATATACGCAACATGTAACGTGTTTGTTTTTACgtctaatcatttcaaattagaGATCCCAGACATTTGTGCACAAATGTTTTAGTTGAACGTGCATTGTTACAGTTAAATTGGGGCATGTTGCATTCATATTTTCGTTCAGCGTAATCTGCCGTTTAAGCAGACACATTCCATGTAGAGGTGGCCCTGGGAACTCTGGCTTTGCTCGGGCCATGAATGTGAGCTGGCAAGATCAGACGAACTGAGAGTGAGAGCATGGGACTTAATGATAGGTTATAATTTCTGGTTTTAGACGATGTGTACACTTTGTTCTACCTggacggggggagggggggggcaccaCTCATCAGGCACACTGTGTTCCCAGTTCACCCCTCCTTAGAGACGTTCTGTGAATGAGGGGGGGAGGGGATTAAGCGATTTAGGCTTTTTAGATGTCATATGTTAATTTGACCCAGTTTATCATGGTAGGAAAATAAACCTGTAGCAATGGAAATTGTGAACTCTTATGTTGATTCAAGTTATTGGAAGTTTTTTTTAGggtttgttgtatttttcatggtAAATCAGGTCTGATTCTTTAAATTCACTTGAAAGGTTTTGCATTACAGACATATTTTTCAGGCATCCTTTGAATTTGCTGGACAGGAAAGTGGAGGGAATTTGAGTTTGTAGTACTGGAACAGTGGGACAGATTCAATGCCACAAAAATCAGCATTTTCTGTGTTTGCAGcattgtttttgcaaaataaagataaaatatGATACAGCATCTGTACATGATTATTCTAGAACATCATGTTGAAGGGTTGCTGATAATGTTAGTGGTTAGTAACCCTAGGCTTTATTCCATTCAATAAGCTGCAAGGAGGGACAATGTACTGAACTCTCCATATAcagcagtgtctcccaacctttttcagttactgtaccccccaaaatgtttttgcactgctttcagtacccctgaagtaccccctcatgttattTTCACTactaagtctatggtgtcatgactgttttcaagtaccccctgtggagaggccaagtacccccagaggtcctagtacccctggttgggaaccactgaataTTTCATGTAGTAGaccaaaacaaacaagacttCCTTTGTCAGTCGTAAGCCCCACAACattaacagaaaacacaggctGATGTCATTGTGGGAGACTAAAttactttatttaaaatacagtcATTCAGTGGTCACATCAAAAGGCCTGTgcttacattttgtaaatgactCCATCAGCATTCCCTATACATACATCCATTACTTACACCCAGCCCgtttaaactaactgaaatgaACCGGATAAAAACCTGACCTTATCAATTAGACATTCAACACATTGACAAAGTCCTTCTTTCATGTAAAACTACAGTACAAAACAATTTtagagaaaagaaaatattcaaaACCAACTCTGGTCCAAAAGTGCTAACGCTTCATTACAATAACTGAACTGGCATAGCCAATTTGTTTTGTCCAAATCACACCATGGACACACATCAGCAGAATAATAATATCAGCACAGTCTGATAAGTCAGTTTGACACAAATTCATACAGTCCTGTCGTAAAGCAGAGCTAGCACCAAATCTAAAATACTGAGCTTTGGTGATAGCGTCCAACATGTGGCACTAACCAAATCATACACATCCATAGTTGAAACCGTGGCGATGGACAGCCTGTGTTTTCAAGGCCAGGTTTTCCAGCTGTTGGACACATCAATTATAGTTAATTTTGGATCAGGGCTTTTTATACCGTGGTTACACATTTTTTTGGAGACTATGTTTTAGAGCCAGCCATTATGGACCAAAATccatataattaaataattgcCTGAATTTATGCAATGCAGAGTCATTTCACACTTTCACTGTCTAACAAGAATGTGAGCCACCATCTTATTTATTACCATTTGAACTCCTACTAGTTTCTTGGTTGAAGCCATGAAGTTTAGCAAACCGTATTTAGTTTGAAGTTTCGTTTCACATTCCTCTAGTATAGGCTACTTATTGTAATGTTCGGTATGGTGCATAATGTTTTGGTTTATCATCCCAGCTCAACTGTGTTCGGCCACTCCCTGTTAAGCCAAACCGTTGACATGATCGCACCAACAGATCTGCAGCTCATCCGGTCGTCCTAATAAATAAGCCACACGGCCCTTTAACAGGGCTTACTAGCTATCATACATTACGTTTAGTCACGATGGATGTCTGACTGTTAAACAGGTCTACACACAGAAGGTGCAACAAAAACCCCTTTAAATTCACTCCAGCTGCATGTTCTGTGTATTTGTCCTTGTTTCAGGAATGCCAAGTGGTCCTAGGAGTCCTTAGTGTCCTAGAAGGTTCTAGAATGCGGTTGGTTGTTCTAGAGCCGGAGCTGCTCCGTGTCGTCTTTCAGCGTTTGCGTCTGGGCAATCGGACCACCCTGGCGGCTCTGGCCCAGGGACGACGCAATGATGTCCACCGCCAAGGAAGCCGTGACCTCCACCGCCTCACGACTCGCACCCAGGACTGGGTTCACCTCGACTAGGTCCATCACAGACAACAGCCCTGTGGATTAAAACCAAAACATCCAAACTATTAGTTTGTGTCTTTAGTAGAATTCTACAATTGTAAGTAAATGGTATGTTGTCcttaaaagaaaaatagaaattcTGCATGAAGGAGTGCTGAAgataaataaatggaaaaatacAGAAGATACAGATAACTCTGATTGTACCAAGAGCATAAGTACGCACAGTAGTACTGTGTTATAGATGATTACACACTGCCCACAGCTGTGTTACGATTAGTTATGATGGTCATAAAAGTGTTGCAGTTCATTATAATATATCCTAATTGTGTTGCAGTAAATTACAGTCCATAATTGTCTTATAGATCATTAAACTGTAATGAAGCCCTTAGGACACCTCAGTGGTTGTCTTATAAGGCCAGTATACCATAGCTAAGAGCTGTCTTTGTGCGTCACTGCGTGTCGAACAACAAGCCTCAGCTTGTAGCTTCCCCCAGCAACCTTGTAAGGGTTGATTAATTACAGGATGTTCCCATTATACCGGTGTTATGAATCTCCTCTGTGATCCAGATTCCTTCCCTGTAGGTCAGGCCTCCGTTTACTGGAGTTCCTGTGGCCGGGGCCAGAGAAGGGTCCATGGCATCGATGTCAAAACTCAGATGGATCGGCCGCTGCTTTCTGTTGGGACAAGTGAAAGACGGCAAAAGTTTAGAAAGCAGTGTGAATGCATCCTATTGAAGATAAACATCCAACTCTCAACTGAATTCATTCAAACTGCCTGCATTTCATCCCTTGGATTGAGGGAGTTTGCGTTGACAGACCTAGGGTGACAACGCTAGCTTTTCTTGCACATCCGTGAGTGTTCTCGTTAGACAGACAGCTTTCACAACCAATCAAGAGTTTGCGGGGATTAAACAAAAATCAAATGCTAGCGGAAGGGCAGTGAGGTAACTTCACTCGATGTGTTGCATTTTCAACAGTCTGCTACTCTGGTCTCAATGCAAACTGCTTGGTTTCTAACTTCACACCataatatttagattttacTACCTGGACAAGAGGTGGTCCAAAGTAACCTCCATGACCCTTTGGATGCCAAGCCTGTCAATGTCTCTCATTGTGAAGCACTGGATCCCCAACTCTTTCAGGATGTCGctgtgaggagagaggacagtAAACTGCCATGAGAAAGATGTGCAGAATGTTGTTTTAAACTGCCATCACTTGTGTTCAGAAACccttttatatttaaattaaggTCATTCAGAAGCAACTCTCATCCAGTACCAACATATGGAATACAGAAGTACAAATACACATGCAAACTGAAGTGTCTGTATTTTCCCTGTGATTCATACCAGTCACCTAGTTGTCATTACTAGCTACTAGGGACCAATGCATGTAATTATGCACAGTAGTGGACATGCAGTAAAAGCCTAGTAGTGAACTTAGTAGTCGGCGTGTATACTCACTACTCTCCAGGGTCAACGTCTCTCAGTCCGATGTAGACGAGATCTTTAGCTGACAGAAATGGCTTCACCCAGCTAAACCCTGGCAGCTCCGGCATCtagagacaacaacaacaacaagaaccACCACAAAAGAACATGATTCTGGGTGTATACTGTAATGAGGTGGAACCATGTTGCAATAAGAACATAGCCTGGTCTCAGAAGATGACAATAACCACAGGAGTTATGGAGCTATACAGCTCTAAGAGTTCTGTCACCAGGCTAGGACCAGGACAGCCCAGAAACATGGCTGTATACTACTACGGTCTCTACCAGAGTTGGACTGATTCCATTTCAAGTCAGTAAGAACCAAATTCCAACTCTACGTTTTTCTTACTGAAGTGTTCTTCCTAAAATACTGACAGTGATGACCAAAATAAGGCTTACAGGCACAGAAACCCTTGAAGACCCAAAGTTTaatgataaaaacacaaaataaaacagagtATTGCGCTTGTTGCATGAAATCAAATGCGACCATTGCCTCTAAAGGGATTTCAATTCTATTGTTGGCAGAGCCCGTAAAATTATTTCCCACATTTTCAAAGACAATTGTGAGTTTGGAAAGAAATCCTTCTTGCTGTAAAGACATGTTCAGACCGTCATTAGAAACAATATTCAACCACCGACAAAAGTAGCAAGGTTTTTGAACTTCAGACAAAAAGTCCAGGCTTCATTTTCCTTAAACCAATCTGGCTACCTAGCTTCCAATCGGATCATTCATCTGCTCTCCTCCCTCTAGAACTATTCCTCAGGTAATTGACTGAGAACTCATTCATATTTACAAGCAatctaaaaaactaaaacaaagccTAGCCACTGGAAAGCTGACTAATGTAATGTCTGTGACCCAtcatatatacactgctcaaacatATTAAGGGAATgtaatcacagtataacaccaagtcaattaaacatcaggaatatcaatctgtccagttaggaagcataagcgattgtgaatcaatatcacctgttttggtgcaaatgaaagttcAACAGGTTCACTTGAggggcaacagcaagacaaccaccaaaaagggaatgattttgcaggtggtggccacagacaattgctgtctccttatccttcctgactgactcttctctagttttgcatttgcgagtgtccttgtcattactggtagcatgaggcgatacctgcagcccattcaggctGCTCAGGCAGTCCAGCTCGTCCAGGATGgcacaaggtttgctgtgtctctgactgctgttaggtaccgggacaaaatcctcagacccatcgtcagaccttacgctggtgcagcgggccctgggttcctcctggtgcaggacaatgcccagcctcatgtggccagagtgtgtaggcagttcctggatgacgaaggcattgatgcaaTTGATTGGTGCTCACGTcccccagacctcaatccaactgagaacctctgggacgttatgcaTCGTGCATCTGACACCGCCAaatagcgccacagactgtccaggagctcagtgATACCCtaattcaggtctgggaggagattcccTACACCCAGCTAAAATGTTTTACCCATGTGTTCACCTCTTCTCAACTGTAAGCAATAACACTACGCAACAACACTATTTTGGCTTTTAATCagtgggttaaaaaaaaacacacaatacactAAACAAACAAGGCCTCTACTAGAAAGGCCACATGAGTCAATTGTCTTACTTTGTTCTGCAGCTCTTTGAGCATGAAGGCAACCGACTGCCCATGGAGGTTTCCCGAGGGAGACGTGAGAGGCGTGTTTATGTCCGCGTGGGCGTCCACCCAGATGAGACACAGATCGGGACACTGCCGTGCGTGGCCCTCCACTGAGCCGATAGCCAGGCTGCAGGGAAAGAGACCAGGAAGTGAGCTCATTTAAAAATTGGCACACTAACACAACCTGTGGGTAAACCAGCCTACCGATAAACCTCCTCTCACTGCGTCCTGCCTTCGTGTCACTCACTACCAAAACGCCGTTCTCTGTTGCAAACACAGCCCTCCATGAGGAACAAGTGGGACTGGATGTTCTGGCATTCACCTGTGGTCCCCGCCCAGCATGACGGTGGTGTGGCCACTTGCCACGGCGCTGCCGACAGCCTCGGACAGCAGTTTGTTGGCCCTGCCCACAGAGCGGGGGAAGGGGACTTGCATGTACGGCTCATCCTTATCCAGGTTCTGGAAGCTCAGGTCTCCAAAGTCATGCACGGGGTAGTCTGAATGACAAAACAAGATTCAttgatcatcatcatcttccaaAAGCTGATGGTATGGATGAGTTGGAGCGGTTTTGGTAGGGTAGCCGATGAAATGATTATAATTACTGCCTTCCTAAGGTGTGGGAAGTACTGCCAACCCAGATCCTAAAATGGCCTGTGCTTTTCTGGACTTGATGTGGTGCGATTACAATCGTGTGCGCGCATGCGCGCGTGACAGGCCCATTAAGGCGGTATATCGTTGAGACATTACTTCAAACATTTCTCCAGGGTGTCATGTCCAACCTCCAATGCCCTGGCTGACTCTGGGCCTCGCCCCCTCGACCATAAGTTTCAACTGCCAAGGCTGAGTCATTCAATCTGTCATTGAAACCGCTGTTGCCCTGACTAGACACTTTCCATACGCCTCATTTCCCAGGATTCCCTGAATGCCAGATGATCCCAGGCTGCCACCGTTACGTGGCAGTGAAGTAAACACTGAAGAATTCCTCCCGAAATTGGGCTGCAACAGATCCCCACTACCAGTATAGCCACCAGTGACTCATTGGTTGAAATAAACAAGACATTTGAGATGGGTAGTAGTTTTATCCTGACTGGGTGTGGGGACCAGTGTGGCACCCTGTCACAGTTCAGAACACCCCATGTTACCATCTAAGACTCATGGACAAAAATAGCTACATGAAATTGCTGAATAACCACCACATCTGTAAATGCAATCATGATCTTGTTGGAAAATGTGCTGCGCTGTGTCTGCTGTTTGGAACTGAACTTCTTACATGTGCACTTTCAATTATTGtaaagctccagaaaaaatttagaccactgcacctttttctttcctttccaaaaaagtcaaaaaggaaggttttgagtgaggaacagaagggttaaaattaagagaccactgcaaattgaacattgctgttcctcactcaaaaaaaagtaattaaaaaaaaaaatgtttggaaaggaaagaaaaagttgcagtggtctcttaactttttccggagctgtattttaacATGCTGTTCTTACGCCAATGACTTCTAGTTTGAGACTTTGCATGAACAGTATCTCCTAGGGTCTGTTTCTCTTAACTTGCCACCAAGCCAGTGATGTTTAATGCAGTTCATTGgtataataaatacaatgtcTACCTCTGTCAGTCTCAAAGCTATCAAGGAGGATACAGTTCTTATTTCCTCCCGGCTGCCAAACTGACCTAAGCAAAGGTGACTTTGCCTACTGTTCATTATAATAAACTTTGCATTAGAGCAGTTTGTAATCCATCTTAACTGACaactaaaagcattctttatcAAGAAAATATTTGGGCATAACAGATGTCCAAAGCAATTGGTCTTCAGGGACATTGGCCTATTACTGTCTGATTTCTCACAGACGAAGCTGAAAATGTTGTAAAAGATCGAACTGGTTATTTAAGTCAAGAATACTTGTGATCCCAGACCTCGAGAAGGCCTACAGCTATAGGCTGAAAATACTAACGTTCTTTAATGCCATGAAATCCCA
This window contains:
- the vti1b gene encoding vesicle transport through interaction with t-SNAREs homolog 1B, encoding MSSEEFEKLDEIYKTLYDELRLLPDRLLNCQGEEKKRLVRCFDERHGEAEEVLQGMEQELVGAPLSHRNAMSAKVRLYRRDLGKLQREMKSNDLSSSTRPAEGAYGIYSSQNEHSTQVQSQRAMLLQGHEHLNNATQSIERSHRIAAETDQIGVDIIEELGEQREQLDRTRDRLVNTGETLSRSRKILRAMSRRLVTNKLLLSVIILMELVILGAVVYLKFFRK
- the arg2 gene encoding arginase-2, mitochondrial, which encodes MALRGTLSRLLRTQFSTTCQNRTHSVAVLGAPFSKGQKRRGVEHGPKAIRDAGLIERLSNLDYPVHDFGDLSFQNLDKDEPYMQVPFPRSVGRANKLLSEAVGSAVASGHTTVMLGGDHSLAIGSVEGHARQCPDLCLIWVDAHADINTPLTSPSGNLHGQSVAFMLKELQNKMPELPGFSWVKPFLSAKDLVYIGLRDVDPGEYDILKELGIQCFTMRDIDRLGIQRVMEVTLDHLLSRKQRPIHLSFDIDAMDPSLAPATGTPVNGGLTYREGIWITEEIHNTGLLSVMDLVEVNPVLGASREAVEVTASLAVDIIASSLGQSRQGGPIAQTQTLKDDTEQLRL